In Columba livia isolate bColLiv1 breed racing homer chromosome 20, bColLiv1.pat.W.v2, whole genome shotgun sequence, a genomic segment contains:
- the LOC102087106 gene encoding fibrinogen-like protein 1-like protein codes for MGLQAGTTRLHGDLVLLPTVVAMLLLCASAGPAVPTASPRGGFPPDCSHLRKTSPSGVYVIQPAHSPPRVVWCDMDTEGKGWTVVQRNSHDTELTWKQSWTTYKYGFGNVQGDHWLGTEYLHLLTQQGTYKVRFVVRDKANVTHYAEYDIFRVESEASGYPLRLGRFSGDGEDYLTIYHPKKGGIHDNMKFSTTDKDQDQYSGNCANSYGGWWYDRCQNVLLNAKKRIVWPGFCDNGDCTSSLILVKPTDVC; via the exons ATGG GGCTCCAGGCTGGAACAACCCGGCTCCATGGGGACCTTGTCCTCCTACCCACGGTGGTGGCGATGCTTCTCCTCTGCGCAAGTGCTGGCCCAGCAGTACCCACTGCCAGCCCCCGGGGTG GGTTCCCCCCAGACTGCAGCCATCTCCGCAAGACCAGCCCCAGCGGGGTGTACGTCATCCAGCCGGCACATTCTCCTCCACGTGTGGTGTGGTGCGACATGGACACGGAAGGCAAAGGCTGGACTGTTGTCCAGAGAAACTCTCATGACACTGAACTCACATGGAAGCAATCCTGGACCACCTACAAGTATGGCTTTGGGAACGTGCAAGGTGATCACTGGCTGGGCACGGAGTACCTGCACCTGCTGACACAGCAAGGCACCTACAAAGTCCGCTTCGTCGTGCGGGATAAAGCCAATGTCACCCATTACGCTGAATACGACATCTTCAGGGTGGAGAGCGAGGCCAGTGGGTACCCGCTGCGGCTGGGCCGGTTTTCTGGTGATGGGGAGGACTATCTGACCATCTATCATCCTAAGAAAGGGGGCATACACGACAACATGAAGTTCAGCACAACTGATAAGGATCAGGACCAGTACAGTGGAAACTGCGCCAACAGCTACGGGGGCTGGTGGTATGACAGGTGCCAGAACGTCCTACTCAACGCCAAAAAACGCATTGTTTGGCCAGGATTCTGCGATAATGGCGACTGTACATCCTCCCTCATCCTGGTCAAGCCCACAGACGTGTGCTGA